Proteins from a genomic interval of Deltaproteobacteria bacterium HGW-Deltaproteobacteria-18:
- a CDS encoding phosphoribosylformylglycinamidine cyclo-ligase, whose translation MSQRDKAYKDAGVDIEAGNTFVSRIKSMVASTYTKGVVNDIGGFGGLFKPSMSMVNEPVLVASTDGVGTKLKLAFMFDRHDTVGIDLVAMSVNDIIVQGAKPLFFLDYFATGKLDIDKAEAVIKGIVEGCKEAQCALIGGETAEMPDFYADGEYDLSGFCVGMVDNDKVVDGSSIGVGDIIIGLASSGVHSNGYSLVRKIYERSGLQPADIFPGTDQTVAEVLLTPTRIYVEAVRNVMRDWEIHGMVHVTGGGFYDNIVRILPKGVTAQIRFGSWSIPPVFEWLRTQGNLSWEEMLQIFNSGIGYIMVVKKDVAKDVVHRLGALKQDAWIIGEIVERVEGEEQVRIDFPVADA comes from the coding sequence ATGCCGGGGTTGATATAGAAGCGGGCAACACGTTCGTTTCCCGGATCAAGTCCATGGTAGCATCGACCTACACCAAGGGCGTTGTCAACGATATCGGAGGATTCGGCGGGCTGTTCAAGCCTTCCATGTCCATGGTCAACGAGCCGGTGCTGGTGGCTTCCACCGATGGCGTGGGGACAAAGCTCAAGCTGGCCTTCATGTTCGACAGACACGACACCGTCGGCATCGACCTGGTGGCCATGAGTGTCAACGATATTATTGTTCAAGGCGCCAAGCCTCTGTTTTTTCTTGATTATTTTGCTACGGGCAAGCTCGATATCGACAAGGCCGAAGCGGTCATCAAAGGCATCGTCGAAGGCTGCAAGGAAGCCCAGTGCGCCCTCATCGGCGGCGAAACGGCCGAGATGCCCGATTTTTACGCCGACGGGGAATACGACCTGTCCGGTTTCTGTGTCGGCATGGTCGACAACGACAAGGTCGTGGACGGCTCAAGCATCGGCGTGGGCGACATCATCATCGGCCTGGCCTCTTCGGGCGTACATTCCAACGGCTACTCCCTGGTGCGAAAGATCTATGAACGCTCCGGCCTGCAGCCTGCCGATATTTTTCCCGGCACGGACCAGACCGTGGCCGAGGTCCTGCTCACGCCCACCCGCATCTATGTCGAAGCCGTGCGCAACGTCATGCGGGACTGGGAGATTCATGGCATGGTCCATGTCACCGGCGGCGGCTTCTACGACAACATCGTGCGCATCCTGCCCAAGGGCGTGACCGCACAGATCCGCTTCGGGTCCTGGAGCATCCCGCCCGTGTTCGAATGGCTGAGGACCCAGGGGAATCTGAGTTGGGAGGAGATGCTGCAGATTTTCAACAGCGGCATCGGCTATATCATGGTCGTCAAGAAGGATGTGGCCAAGGACGTGGTGCACCGGCTGGGCGCCCTGAAGCAGGACGCCTGGATCATCGGCGAGATTGTCGAGCGGGTCGAGGGCGAGGAGCAGGTCCGCATAGATTTTCCGGTCGCGGACGCGTGA
- a CDS encoding radical SAM protein produces MSSKKIQPVMVFADADGNVYDHPDLLMLVRRGRELTLPRPDELIPLPEGSDLYLLPGRHALGLDPETGKAEAMEERAVAAFVCPSYTLSASAAYLPDADAPKLPLFAYGAIGFARDKFWVAATQVDKDRRQVFSQIAPERITKGAQDLLKRYPENRLISHLSRCALTFCCPAAKNLALGRFEAPLPTSKACNARCYGCISHQPLDSGFPSSQNRIDFTPTAKEIVEIMNLHSKRAKNPVMSFGQGCEGEPLTEAALLTEAIALFRSGGGRGTVNINTNASLPDTMPGLAKAGLDSIRVSLNSARESVYNSYYRPHGYTFADVRRTIVTAKEHGLFVSLNYLFFPGVNDVESELEALTDLVASARPDYIQMRNLSLDPELYLGCVGDPTEPSMGLGNFMKRLKKACPWINYGYFNPYLENKIPVLWT; encoded by the coding sequence TTGAGCAGCAAAAAAATCCAGCCCGTCATGGTGTTCGCGGATGCGGACGGCAATGTTTACGACCACCCCGACCTGCTCATGCTCGTGCGCCGGGGCCGCGAACTGACCCTGCCCCGCCCGGACGAACTCATCCCCCTGCCCGAAGGCAGCGACCTGTATCTTTTGCCCGGCCGTCACGCCCTCGGGCTCGATCCGGAAACGGGCAAGGCCGAGGCCATGGAAGAGCGGGCCGTGGCCGCTTTTGTCTGCCCGTCCTACACACTGTCCGCCTCGGCGGCCTACCTGCCTGACGCAGACGCTCCCAAACTGCCGCTGTTCGCATACGGAGCCATCGGCTTCGCCAGGGACAAATTCTGGGTCGCAGCCACCCAGGTCGACAAGGACAGAAGACAGGTCTTCAGCCAGATCGCGCCGGAACGGATCACCAAAGGTGCTCAGGACCTGCTGAAGCGCTATCCCGAAAACCGGCTGATCTCGCATCTTTCGCGCTGCGCCCTGACCTTTTGTTGCCCGGCCGCAAAAAACCTGGCCCTGGGCCGGTTCGAGGCGCCCCTGCCCACATCCAAAGCCTGCAATGCCCGCTGCTACGGCTGCATCTCGCACCAGCCGCTGGACTCGGGATTTCCTTCCTCCCAGAACCGCATTGATTTCACTCCCACGGCGAAAGAAATTGTCGAGATCATGAACCTGCACTCCAAGCGGGCCAAGAATCCGGTCATGTCTTTCGGCCAGGGCTGCGAAGGCGAACCCCTGACCGAAGCCGCGCTCCTGACCGAAGCCATCGCCCTCTTCCGCAGCGGGGGCGGCCGGGGCACGGTCAACATCAACACCAATGCGAGCCTGCCGGACACCATGCCCGGCCTGGCCAAGGCCGGCCTTGACTCCATCCGGGTCAGCCTGAACAGCGCGCGGGAGTCCGTCTACAACAGCTACTACCGACCCCACGGCTACACCTTCGCCGATGTCCGCCGCACCATCGTCACAGCCAAGGAGCACGGATTATTCGTGTCCCTCAACTATCTTTTCTTCCCCGGCGTGAATGACGTGGAGAGTGAACTGGAGGCCCTGACCGACCTGGTCGCCTCCGCCCGGCCCGACTACATCCAGATGCGCAACCTGAGCCTTGACCCCGAGCTTTACCTGGGCTGTGTCGGAGATCCGACCGAACCGTCCATGGGTCTTGGCAATTTCATGAAGCGGCTCAAAAAAGCCTGCCCCTGGATCAATTACGGCTATTTCAACCCCTACCTCGAGAACAAAATCCCCGTGCTCTGGACATAG
- a CDS encoding 30S ribosomal protein S9 has product MSQDFFYGTGKRKTSVSRTRLYKGTGTITVNGRELGDYFPRATLQMIIRQPLKLTKTLEKFNIACRVTGGGLSGQAQAVRHGISRALLEFDPEMRGVLKRAGFLTRDSRVKERKKYGQRAARARFQYSKR; this is encoded by the coding sequence ATGAGTCAAGATTTCTTCTACGGTACCGGCAAAAGAAAGACATCCGTTTCCCGGACCAGACTGTATAAAGGCACAGGGACAATCACTGTCAACGGTCGCGAACTGGGTGATTACTTTCCCCGGGCCACGTTGCAGATGATCATTCGTCAGCCCCTGAAGCTGACCAAGACCCTCGAAAAATTCAACATCGCCTGCCGTGTTACCGGCGGCGGTCTTTCCGGACAGGCTCAGGCCGTGCGCCACGGCATCAGCCGTGCCCTGCTTGAATTCGATCCGGAAATGCGCGGCGTGCTCAAGCGTGCCGGTTTCCTGACCCGCGATTCCCGCGTCAAGGAAAGAAAGAAGTACGGCCAGCGCGCTGCCCGTGCCCGGTTCCAGTACTCCAAGCGTTAA
- a CDS encoding 50S ribosomal protein L13: MKTYSPKASELTHKWYLVDAKDKVLGRLATEIATRLRGKHKAEFAPHMDNGDFIIVINADKIKVTGQKASQKTYYRYTGYVGGLRETTLEEMMVKSPETVITKAVKGMLPKSALGFQLIKKLKVYTGTEHPHQAQQPEVLDI, translated from the coding sequence ATGAAGACGTATAGTCCCAAAGCAAGTGAACTGACCCACAAATGGTACCTTGTCGACGCCAAGGACAAGGTCCTGGGCCGACTTGCAACGGAAATAGCAACCCGCCTCCGGGGAAAACACAAGGCCGAGTTCGCCCCGCACATGGATAACGGTGATTTCATCATCGTCATCAACGCGGACAAGATCAAGGTAACCGGGCAGAAGGCTTCCCAGAAGACCTACTACCGTTACACAGGTTATGTAGGCGGCCTTCGGGAAACCACTCTGGAAGAAATGATGGTCAAAAGCCCGGAAACGGTCATCACCAAGGCGGTCAAAGGCATGCTGCCCAAAAGCGCATTGGGCTTTCAGCTGATCAAGAAACTGAAAGTATACACCGGCACGGAACATCCTCACCAGGCACAGCAGCCTGAAGTGCTGGACATCTAA